The genomic interval GGGCCCCTTCGTGTTCTGGTCGCCTACAGGATCGAATCGCCTAAAGCTGTCCATACATTTCCAGGGCCAACATTACTCTACCGCGATGTCACGGGGAATTCCGAGACACCAACTGCAGAGTATACATTGTGAGCGCAAGGGGTTCCAAATGTTTTGTTCCTGCGGGCGCCTAGATCACCCGCACTGGACTGCGAGCATGGAGACGGAACCGCCGTCGACACCATCGAGTGGGAACGCGACCTGCTCTCCTGCCTGCTGCACCCCGATGACATAGATCAGCGGCAAGTAGTGCTCTGGCGTTGGGATGGAGAGTATGGCGTCACGCCCCAGCCCCTCGTACCCGACGAGGGGTGCGTGATCGCCGACAAGCAGCGCTTCTCTGGCCCGGCTCTCGAATCTGACCGCCCAGTCGTATGGCTCGACCTCCTGCCGTCCCCAAGCATAGGCGTGCAGGTTGTGGACGATGTTGCCGCTGCCTGCGATAAGCACGTCCTCCTCACGCAGAGGAGCCAGCCGCTTCGCGATCTCATAGTGATACTCAGGGGGCCGCGACTCATCGATGCTGAGCTGCACAACGGGGATGTCCGCATCCGGAAAGACATGCCGCAGCACCGACCAGGTCCCATGGTCGATCCCCCAACGATCATCAAGCATCACTGGGGTGGGCGAGAGTAGAGTTCGGACTCTGTCGGCAAGTTCGGGACTCCCGGGCGCGGGATACTGCACCTCGTAGAGTTCCTGCGGAAAGCCGCCGAAATCGTGTATGGTGCGCGGCGCGGCCATCGCAGTTACCGCGGTCGCCGGAAAATACCAGTGCGCTGACACGCACAGGACGGCCTTCGGGCGTGGGATGCTCTCGCCTATGAGTCTCCATGCACGTGTGTACTCGTTGTCGAGTAGCGCATTCATCGGATTACCGTGCCCGAAGAAAATCGCTGGCATTCGATCAGCCATCGAGCCGCGCCCTGTCGACCAACTTCTGCAGCAGCTTGGCGATCAGGTCTCTGCTGGTCGGATCGGTCAGTCGTCCGTGCTCGTCGAAGCGT from Actinomycetota bacterium carries:
- the ygiD gene encoding 4,5-DOPA dioxygenase extradiol, whose translation is MADRMPAIFFGHGNPMNALLDNEYTRAWRLIGESIPRPKAVLCVSAHWYFPATAVTAMAAPRTIHDFGGFPQELYEVQYPAPGSPELADRVRTLLSPTPVMLDDRWGIDHGTWSVLRHVFPDADIPVVQLSIDESRPPEYHYEIAKRLAPLREEDVLIAGSGNIVHNLHAYAWGRQEVEPYDWAVRFESRAREALLVGDHAPLVGYEGLGRDAILSIPTPEHYLPLIYVIGVQQAGEQVAFPLDGVDGGSVSMLAVQCG